The segment GGTCAATGGCACGACGGGCGTCATCACGAAGCTCGTCGGCGGAACTATCGGTGACATCACGGAGCCTTATGCCAAGGTGAAAACGCCCGATGGCGAGACTATCATTGTCACGCCACACACCTGGTCGCAGGTGGACTACGACTACGACGAGGAGAAGGGAGAGATCGTCGAGCGACAGACCGGCTCCTACACGCAGCTACCGCTCATCGTCGCTTACTCCATCACGGTACACAAAGCGCAGGGGCAAACGTGCGACCAGATCGTGGTCGACCCGAGTCGCTTCTTCGCCCCAGGACAAGGGTACGTGGCACTCAGTCGCTGTCGCACGCTCGAGGGTCTGACGCTCACACAGCCACTTAAGCCATACAACCTACGCACCGCCCCTTCGGTACTGCAATTCTACCGAAAGATCCTTTCAGAGGTTAGGGGGTAGAGGGTAGAAGTTAGAGATTAGAGATTAGAGATTAGAGGCTAGTTTCTAGTGGCTCTAGTGTTTCTAGTGGCTCTAGTCGCACTAGCGTCCTAGCTCAAGCTTCATGGGAGGGCTCCTGTCATAGTTGCTGGGAGGGGTCGTAGGGCTCGCTGTGACGCTATTCTTTGTGGATTGTTGGGATGTTTGCCAGCTACAGACGGGCGCTGCATACACTAAAATGCATTTTGCGGTGAAACTGGATAGAATATTCTCGAAACGGCCCGGATTGTCTTAACGATCTATCTCTGTGTAAGATAAAGCTTCAGATTCAAGTGTGAGAGCAGAAGACTCGGAAGAAATTTCAGATTGAGGCGAAAAAAAGTGGCGCAAACGCTTGCATTGTTCAGAAAAAGTTGTACCTTTGCATCGCAGTTCAGGAGAGAAGTCGCTGATGACTCACCTGAATGAGGATTGACTTCGTAGCTCAGTTGGTAGAGCAACTGACTCTTAATCAGTGGGTCGAGGGTTCGAGCCCCTCCGAGGTCACAAGTGACAGATCACTTTGAATAGCTTCTTGCAGTATGCAGGGAGCTATTTTTCTTTTGGGGATTTACGAAGTCTAGGCTGCCCCATCGGGAGAGGAGGATAGCTCGCTGCTTTTTCTGTATCTTTGCGAGAGTTAGGCTTGTACAACTAACCGTTTTCACCATGAGCTATACCAAACATCCTAATAAATATATCGGAGCGCATGTGAGTGCTGCTGGTGGCGTGGAGGAGGCTCCGCTGCGTGCTGGCGAACTGGGCGCACGTGCTTTCGCTTTCTTCCTCAAAAATCAGCGTCAGTGGCAGGCTAAGCCATACACGGAGGAGCAAATTGATGCGTTCGTCGCCAACTGTGACCAGGTGGGCATCAAGCGAGAGCATATCCTCCCCCATGCAAGCTACCTATATAATATAGGGAATGCGGATGCTACCAAGCGTCAGCGCAGTCGCCGTGCGATGATCGATGAGATGCACCGCTGCGAGCAGCTGGGACTGAGCCTGCTCAACTTCCACCCAGGGAGCCACCTCAAGGAGATCTCTGAGGAGCAGTGTATGGAGTACATAGCTGCTGAGATGAATGCCGTGCTGGCTGAGTCGGAGGGGGTCAAGCTGGTCCTAGAGAATGTGGCGGGTCAAGGGACGAACGTGGGCTACACTTTCGAGCAGCTCGCCTACATCATTTCGCTCATTGACGATGATAGCCGTGTGGGCGTCTGCATTGATACGGCACACACGCTGGCGGCAGGATATGAGATACGCACGGCCGATGGCTATACGGCTATGTGGCAAGCCTTCGATGACATCATCGGTTACGACAAGCTCTGCGCTATCCATCTGAATGATAGTAAGAAGGACTTGGGGACCCGTGTGGATCGACACGAGTCTATTGGTAAAGGCTTTATGGGTACGGACCTTTTCAAAATGCTGATGGACGACCCACATCTAGACAACATCCCGATCGTCCTAGAGACGCCTGTGCCTGAGCTCTGGGCGGAGGAGATCGCTTACCTCTATGCACTCTAATATACTATGCTAACGAAGATCTACGCAGACACCCCCGACTACGCAGTGGTGCGTGAGGTGGTTCAATGTCTGGAGAGTGGCGGAGTCATTATTTATCCTACAGGTGTAGGCTATGCGCTTGGTTGCTCGGCACTGAAGAAGCGTGCCGTGGAGCAGGTTTGCCAGATCAAAGGGGTAGACAGCAAGCGTCACACACTGGCGATCATGTGTCAAGACCTTGGCGAGGTGGCCCAGTATGCTAAGCTGGGAAATGAGACTTTTGCCCTGATGAAGTCGGGTAAGTACGAGCCAGCTACCTATATATTGCCTCCGACGACGACGCTGCCGACACCTTTTCGCCAACGCAAGGAGGTGGGGGTGCAGCTATGCAAGCATCCCGTGACGCGTATCATATTGGAGGAGCTGGAGGCTCCGCTCCTGACGGGCTCTCTGCCAGACTTGCCAGAGGGATACGACATGAACTACCTGACTGATCCTGAGCTCATCGAGGAGTACTATGGACATCAGGTAGATCTGATCATCGATGGGGGCGTGGCTCCTGGCGGTCATGGTGCGATCATCGACTGCACGGGTGAGACGCCACAACTGCTCCGTGAGGGTACTATCTAAAGCTCTATAGGCAATACCATATATGTTTCATTCGCACCAGCAGCTTCCTACACTCTTAGTCGCCTTCCTGCTCCTAATCCTAGGTGCTGTGGGGTGTGCCAAGCAATCTTCGCCAGAGGGTGGTCCTTACGATATGACCCCGCCTCGGGTAGTGCGTTGCACGCCTGAGATGGGTAGTACGAATGTTACATCACATCGTGTGCGCATCACCTTCGATGAGTACATACAGCTGGAGCGAGGCGAGGATAAGATAATCTATTCGCCACCACAGCGCATTCCACCGAAGGCTTTGGTCAATCAGAAGCAGCTGGTCATCACTTACCAAGATAGCCTCATCGCCAATACGACCTACACGATCAACTTCAATCGTGCGATCAAGGACTACAACGAGGGTAACTACATCGAGCAGTATGTCTATGCCTTTAGTACGGGCGACTACCTAGACACGATGCAAGTAGCGGGGCTGGTACTTGATGCTTACACACTACAGCCGGTGCCTCGTATCCTGGCGGGTATCTACGCTACGCCGCTTCCGGCGGACACGCTAGACCGGCCAATGACCCGCATGACCTATACGGACGACCAGGGGCACTTTACCCTACAAAATGTACGAGATGGTGCTTACTACGCTATCGCGCTCGTTGATATGGACCGTAGCTATAGCTACAACGCTCCGAACGAGAGCTTTGCGATCACGACCGACAGCTTCCGTACTGAGGTGGTACACGGTTCGGCTTTCATCCCCGCCAAGGAAACAAAGGTGGACTCACTTAGGAATGCTCCCGACTCACTGCAAAGTGCAGTCGACTCGCTTGGAGCGTCTGCAGATAGTTTGCTCACCAAGGAGGCAGCTCCTACGACAGCGACAGACAGTACTGCGACGTCAGCAGACAGCGTCTCGCCTTACGTTTATCTGCCCAACGATCTGGTGCTCCTCTTGACACGCCCGAAGACGAATATTATCCGCCTCGAGAGACTTACGAGACGGGACTCGATGTCGCTCATGGCGACTTTTACAGAGCCTCTTGATACGTTGCCCCAGCTTACAATCCTCTCACCAAGCTACCTTACGAGTACAACGAGCTACTACCCTGATCTCTCGACAGATCGTAAGAGTCTCGTCTACTGGCTCTCGCCTCACGACTCACTAGCGAGAGACTCTGTCGTGGTGGCTTTTGCCTATCCTACGACCGACTCGATCGGTAGTCCGATCAATAAGCTTGACACGATGACGCTACAAGCGCCTAGAGTGCATGCAGCCAAGGCTAAAGCTAGTCCAAAGAAGCGACCGAAGATCGCAGCTCCTCAGACGGCTACCGACAGCCTTACTCTGACGAGTGACTCCACGGCTCTAGCAGACCCGAAGAATGATCTAAAAGCTATCACGATCCTTTCACTCGATAATATCAATAAAGAGACGACCCGCGACTCCCTTTGGATTAGCTATGACATGCCTATCTTGGGCATTGACACGACGCTGGTACAGCTTGCTAAGTTGGTCGATTCGGTGCCACAGCCGATCTCCTGCCAGTTACGACCGGATAGTATACGACGCTGCCGATGGTTGGTAGACTTTGCCAAAGAGCCTGGTACTACTTATCGACTCATGGTAGATACCGCTGCCATAACGGGACTCTATGGCGGTGTCAGTGCACCAGCACAGAAAGATCTCAAGATCGCCTCCGAGACCGAGCTAGGCTCTCTCTCTGTCACGCTCACGGGACACCCTACGGATAGTCCGCTCTACGTCTACCTACTCAGTAGTAAGGAGGAGATACTGGCGACTGCTCAGCCCGACAGTGCAGGCTTAGTGACCTTTACGGAGCTGGCTCCTGGAGCATACTTCCTCAAGCTTTATGTGGACCTTAATAGCAATGGTACGTGGGATGGGGGCGTCTACCCAGCGACTCCTCCTGAGCCTGTGCGCTATCTACCTCAGACGGTAAATGTACAAGCGCGCTTTGCCACAGAGCAGACGTGGGCATACGATGGTACGCCCCTAGCTGAGCAACGCCCGAAAGAATTGGAAGGCGATAAGCAAGCGGAGGAAGATGGTAATCGCGCTAAGCCGGAGACACAAAAGCGAGATCTCAACGTCGAGTACGCTCAGCGTATGCGGGAGCGGTACGGCAAGCGTTGGAACCCGACAGATCGCGAGCGTAAAATCATGGGACTCCCCTCTCGTGAGGAGGAGCGACTGGCGCGAGAGCGTGGCGAAGAGATGGAAATCGGGGCTCCTCCCAAGGAGCAAGAGAAGGGTCAAGACAACAAGCAGAGTAAGCCCCAGACGCAACCGCTCGGCACAGGGAGTGGCTCGCCCCTCCGCACCAATCCAACCCAGACCAATCCATCGACGACTCGACAATCTGCTGGACAGCTACAAAATCGCTCTCAGAAGGTCTCTCGCTAAAGGTTTTTACCTAGGAAATGAGGGGATCACTCCATCATAGCGTAGACCAGCGTATGCTGGAGGGGGGACAATGTTACGAGGAGCTGATCGGGCGTGAGAGGCTTGATGAGCCGGTCGATAGGACGTGGTGCGAAGAGTAGCTGGCGACGCTGGCGCAAGACGCAATAACGTCCGCTATTCGTTGAGATCTGCTCATCGAGTAAGTCAAAGACGATGCGCTGCTCATCGTGATAGAGCGCAGCGGGGTGGAGCTGATCCTCTTCTAGCAAGCCTAGCTCGACAGCCCACATCAGTAGCTCAGCGATACGCAGTGGACGCAGCATGCCAAAGGGAGCGGATAAGTCAAAGGTGCCGTCAGCTGGCTCCTCCGCAGAGGGTATAGCGAGGACACTTTGCGTCTTTCCCTCGGCATCTCTATAATAGTAGTAGGTTCTTTCTCCGATCGTGCCGATGCCACCGCCCTCGAGTGCTAAGCTCTCTCGGAGCGTGCGCCACTGATGGTAGCTATGTGCGACCGTAGGATACTGCTCGGCGAGTGTAGCCTGCCAATGACGGTAGCGCTGCCAAGCCTCACTAGATGGAAGGTCGGTGAGCTTTTCTTGCAATGTAGGGGTATGGCGCTTGCCATAGAGCGTGGCATAGCCCATCTTGCGATAGAACTGGTAGAGCCACTCCTCGGCTGGTATGAGGAAGGCGCAAAGACAACCCTCCCGCCACATCTGCTGGTGGCTCGCTCGCATAAGGTACTGTACGAATCCTTTGCCTCGCTGGTCGCTCTCGGTAGCTGCTCCCGATATGTAGCCAGCGCGCCACCACTGGTCGCGGTAACGCATCAGATAAGGGAGGTACTGCACATGACTGAGCGCACGGCTCTGGTCTAGAGCGGTCAGTAGATGGGTGCGATGTGGGTCAAAGGTGGTACGACTGTAGAGCGCGATGAAGTCTTCGCTATCCCCAAAGGTGGTGCTCCAGATCTCTTCGTAGAGTCGTTGCTGCTCAGACTTTAGTCTCATGCTTAGGACTCGAGCTCGCCAGCCCACTCTGGGCGACGCCATACACAAGTGTGCTTCACGAGGCGTACCTCAGGATGGTAAGACTCTTTCGCACGGCGTAAGCCAGGCAGACCGAGATCTTCCTCTCTATTGACATAGGTGTACTGCTCAGGAATGCTGCGGGCGAACTCACGATTGATGATCGTATAGGCTCCGTCGATGTCGGTGCGTGCCTTCTCGATATGTACGTCGAAGGTATCCTCCGTGATAGGCGAGCCAAGGGTAAAAGCAACGATCTCACCACCAATCTCGATCATACCGCCACGCATTTCTAGTGCCTCGTAGTTGTCGAGGAAGCGCTGTATGACCTTTCGCTCCATACGTAGGCTGGGATCAGGCTCGCCCGTCTCCTCGGCATGTGCCAGCCACTCATCGGCAAAGTGTGCCACGCGCTCTAGATCGTCTGTCGTGATGGGGAGGTAGCGGTAGTCAGGGTAGGTCGCTTCGAAGCGGTTAATGTGATTGCGCTTCGACTGAAGCTTCTTGCCATTGAGCCGTGCGAGCTTGTCTCTGAGATAGACGTAGTCAATGTAGTCGTCGTCCTGAATATGAACGAATTCATCAGGAAAAAGCTTCTCCAGTCGCTCTTTGCAGCCTGGTGTCACCCCCATGAAGACAAGAGGGTAAGCTTCCCGCTCGGAGATCTCCATAAGCTCCTTGATGGTCATCGTCCACGAGTTGTCGTCACGACAGAAAGGACAGAGGTAGACGGGGTGGTCTCGCCGTGGGGAGCGAAAGCGGATCACGAGTGTCTGCGTGCCACCGATAGCCCACGAGGTCTCGTACTGCACCGCCCAGCCATAAAGATTGGCAAAGGAGATATCGCAGATCGGCTCTGCTGCATAATATATATAAGGAAAGACTGTGGAGCGGTCGGCTACATCAATCTGTCGAAAAGGGGTCATAATCTCTATCTCTTAGTGGCTCAAAAACTCTTGGACACGTCGTCTGATCGTCTCATACATCGACTGAAGGCCGTTGCTTCGTGTCGGAGAGAGGTGTGACTGGAGTCCCAGTCGGTCAATAAAGTAGAGGGGTGTCTCCACGATAGCCTGTGCAGGCTGGTCATTGTAGCAGTAAAGGAGCATGGCTGCAATGCCCTTGGTGATAAGCGCATCGCTGTCTGCCTTGAGGTGTAGTGTGCCATCGTCCTGAGGAGAGATGATGATCCACACTCGGCTCTGACAGCCGTCGATGAGATTTTCGCTTGTATGCTCCGTATCATCGACAGGCTCCAGTTGGTCGCCCAGGTCGA is part of the Porphyromonas asaccharolytica DSM 20707 genome and harbors:
- a CDS encoding SufE family protein gives rise to the protein MTIDERQEELISQFELVDDWMDRYQMIIDLGDQLEPVDDTEHTSENLIDGCQSRVWIIISPQDDGTLHLKADSDALITKGIAAMLLYCYNDQPAQAIVETPLYFIDRLGLQSHLSPTRSNGLQSMYETIRRRVQEFLSH
- a CDS encoding L-threonylcarbamoyladenylate synthase translates to MLTKIYADTPDYAVVREVVQCLESGGVIIYPTGVGYALGCSALKKRAVEQVCQIKGVDSKRHTLAIMCQDLGEVAQYAKLGNETFALMKSGKYEPATYILPPTTTLPTPFRQRKEVGVQLCKHPVTRIILEELEAPLLTGSLPDLPEGYDMNYLTDPELIEEYYGHQVDLIIDGGVAPGGHGAIIDCTGETPQLLREGTI
- a CDS encoding GNAT family N-acetyltransferase, with the protein product MRLKSEQQRLYEEIWSTTFGDSEDFIALYSRTTFDPHRTHLLTALDQSRALSHVQYLPYLMRYRDQWWRAGYISGAATESDQRGKGFVQYLMRASHQQMWREGCLCAFLIPAEEWLYQFYRKMGYATLYGKRHTPTLQEKLTDLPSSEAWQRYRHWQATLAEQYPTVAHSYHQWRTLRESLALEGGGIGTIGERTYYYYRDAEGKTQSVLAIPSAEEPADGTFDLSAPFGMLRPLRIAELLMWAVELGLLEEDQLHPAALYHDEQRIVFDLLDEQISTNSGRYCVLRQRRQLLFAPRPIDRLIKPLTPDQLLVTLSPLQHTLVYAMME
- a CDS encoding Ig-like domain-containing protein, whose amino-acid sequence is MFHSHQQLPTLLVAFLLLILGAVGCAKQSSPEGGPYDMTPPRVVRCTPEMGSTNVTSHRVRITFDEYIQLERGEDKIIYSPPQRIPPKALVNQKQLVITYQDSLIANTTYTINFNRAIKDYNEGNYIEQYVYAFSTGDYLDTMQVAGLVLDAYTLQPVPRILAGIYATPLPADTLDRPMTRMTYTDDQGHFTLQNVRDGAYYAIALVDMDRSYSYNAPNESFAITTDSFRTEVVHGSAFIPAKETKVDSLRNAPDSLQSAVDSLGASADSLLTKEAAPTTATDSTATSADSVSPYVYLPNDLVLLLTRPKTNIIRLERLTRRDSMSLMATFTEPLDTLPQLTILSPSYLTSTTSYYPDLSTDRKSLVYWLSPHDSLARDSVVVAFAYPTTDSIGSPINKLDTMTLQAPRVHAAKAKASPKKRPKIAAPQTATDSLTLTSDSTALADPKNDLKAITILSLDNINKETTRDSLWISYDMPILGIDTTLVQLAKLVDSVPQPISCQLRPDSIRRCRWLVDFAKEPGTTYRLMVDTAAITGLYGGVSAPAQKDLKIASETELGSLSVTLTGHPTDSPLYVYLLSSKEEILATAQPDSAGLVTFTELAPGAYFLKLYVDLNSNGTWDGGVYPATPPEPVRYLPQTVNVQARFATEQTWAYDGTPLAEQRPKELEGDKQAEEDGNRAKPETQKRDLNVEYAQRMRERYGKRWNPTDRERKIMGLPSREEERLARERGEEMEIGAPPKEQEKGQDNKQSKPQTQPLGTGSGSPLRTNPTQTNPSTTRQSAGQLQNRSQKVSR
- a CDS encoding DUF2156 domain-containing protein; its protein translation is MTPFRQIDVADRSTVFPYIYYAAEPICDISFANLYGWAVQYETSWAIGGTQTLVIRFRSPRRDHPVYLCPFCRDDNSWTMTIKELMEISEREAYPLVFMGVTPGCKERLEKLFPDEFVHIQDDDYIDYVYLRDKLARLNGKKLQSKRNHINRFEATYPDYRYLPITTDDLERVAHFADEWLAHAEETGEPDPSLRMERKVIQRFLDNYEALEMRGGMIEIGGEIVAFTLGSPITEDTFDVHIEKARTDIDGAYTIINREFARSIPEQYTYVNREEDLGLPGLRRAKESYHPEVRLVKHTCVWRRPEWAGELES
- the nfo gene encoding deoxyribonuclease IV, which produces MSYTKHPNKYIGAHVSAAGGVEEAPLRAGELGARAFAFFLKNQRQWQAKPYTEEQIDAFVANCDQVGIKREHILPHASYLYNIGNADATKRQRSRRAMIDEMHRCEQLGLSLLNFHPGSHLKEISEEQCMEYIAAEMNAVLAESEGVKLVLENVAGQGTNVGYTFEQLAYIISLIDDDSRVGVCIDTAHTLAAGYEIRTADGYTAMWQAFDDIIGYDKLCAIHLNDSKKDLGTRVDRHESIGKGFMGTDLFKMLMDDPHLDNIPIVLETPVPELWAEEIAYLYAL